Proteins from one Flavobacterium sp. N2038 genomic window:
- a CDS encoding DUF5009 domain-containing protein, translating to MKIKENLYSKRIISIDALRGITIFVMIFVNELASVKNVPQWMKHMPADADAMTFVDLVFPSFLFIVGMSIPFAFNARLLKGDSPKTIWTHTLKRALALVVIGVFMVNAEYGYDASKMLIAPAFWGLLAYAMPIPIWNKYPKDFPVWIKWTLQYGAILVLILLYFVYIQDTGERGMTPKWWGILGLIGWAYFFTVVYYWLVSGKLWAMIAFLVFCVVMNSLNLTENSFVRNISWLSFIAGHLTHAALASAGIIISLLFFDRKIESKINWPVIGFIILFFAVGFFLRPYFGISKIHGTPSWTMLSAGICTILFYFLYWLMEIKKQTKWSEFFMPAAANPLLIYILPGVIYYFNLAFNIHIIPDYFREGVPGIIWSLVFSTIMLLVMKICNRFKIQLHL from the coding sequence ATGAAAATAAAAGAGAATTTATATAGTAAAAGAATTATTTCTATTGATGCTTTGCGCGGGATTACCATTTTTGTAATGATATTTGTAAATGAACTGGCGAGTGTTAAAAATGTCCCACAATGGATGAAACATATGCCAGCTGATGCCGATGCGATGACTTTTGTAGATTTAGTTTTTCCATCTTTTTTATTTATTGTCGGAATGTCTATCCCATTTGCTTTTAATGCTAGATTGTTAAAAGGAGATAGCCCAAAAACAATTTGGACACATACTTTAAAAAGAGCATTAGCTTTAGTTGTTATTGGAGTTTTTATGGTTAATGCAGAGTATGGATATGATGCTTCAAAAATGCTGATTGCACCAGCATTCTGGGGGCTTTTGGCCTATGCAATGCCAATTCCGATCTGGAATAAATATCCGAAAGATTTTCCCGTTTGGATAAAGTGGACACTGCAATACGGTGCTATTTTGGTTTTAATACTGCTTTATTTTGTGTACATTCAGGATACTGGCGAAAGAGGAATGACGCCAAAATGGTGGGGAATTCTGGGTTTAATTGGCTGGGCATATTTTTTTACAGTGGTTTACTATTGGTTAGTTTCAGGAAAATTATGGGCAATGATTGCTTTTCTGGTTTTCTGTGTAGTTATGAATTCTTTAAATCTTACTGAAAATTCATTTGTTCGAAATATTTCCTGGCTTAGTTTTATAGCGGGGCATCTTACACATGCTGCTTTAGCCTCCGCAGGAATAATAATTTCGTTATTATTTTTTGACCGAAAAATAGAAAGCAAAATCAATTGGCCAGTTATTGGTTTCATTATTTTGTTTTTTGCTGTTGGATTTTTTCTTCGACCATATTTCGGAATCTCAAAAATACACGGAACTCCATCCTGGACAATGTTGTCGGCAGGAATTTGCACAATTTTGTTTTACTTTTTGTATTGGTTAATGGAGATTAAAAAACAAACAAAATGGAGTGAGTTTTTCATGCCCGCCGCTGCAAACCCTTTATTGATTTATATTTTACCTGGTGTTATTTACTATTTCAATTTGGCTTTTAATATTCATATCATTCCCGATTATTTCCGCGAAGGAGTTCCGGGAATTATTTGGTCGCTGGTATTTTCAACCATTATGCTTTTGGTAATGAAAATTTGTAACAGATTTAAAATTCAGCTGCATTTATAG
- the rpmG gene encoding 50S ribosomal protein L33, with protein sequence MAKKGNRIQVILECTEHKTSGVAGTSRYITTKNKKNTPDRLEIKKFNPILKRVTVHKEIK encoded by the coding sequence ATGGCAAAGAAAGGTAATAGAATCCAAGTAATTTTAGAATGTACTGAGCACAAGACTTCTGGTGTAGCAGGAACTTCTAGATATATTACAACAAAGAACAAAAAAAATACTCCGGATAGATTAGAGATTAAAAAATTTAATCCAATCTTGAAACGTGTAACTGTTCACAAAGAAATTAAGTAA
- a CDS encoding competence/damage-inducible protein A, whose product MKATIITIGDEILIGQIVDTNSGFIAKSLDRIGVEVTEMISISDDKKHILDTFAQLQNKVDVVIVTGGLGPTKDDVTKKTFCEYFDDELVVNPEVLAHVTQLIEGFYKRPISQLNKDQALVPSTCTVLHNQMGTAPGMWMKKENTVFVSLPGVPYEMKYLVEEEIIPKIVREYKRPYIIHKTILTYGQGESLVAERIEDWENNLPDFIKLAYLPNPGRVRLRLTARGTNKEELEKAIEDNVTSLDAIIQDIIVGYDENETIETVIGKLLAKQNKTISTAESCTGGKIASLISSVEGSSKYFNGSIVSYATEAKVNVLGVSQDLIDQYSVVSAQVASAMALSVKKLLKTDYAIATTGNAGPSKGDSDAEIGTVFIALATPDDIIVEEFNFGQPREKVIDRATIKSLEILQKEILKIVR is encoded by the coding sequence ATGAAAGCAACTATCATAACTATTGGTGATGAAATCTTAATTGGTCAGATTGTTGATACAAATTCTGGTTTTATTGCAAAATCATTAGATCGAATTGGAGTTGAGGTTACTGAAATGATCTCGATAAGTGATGATAAAAAACACATTTTAGATACATTTGCCCAATTGCAAAACAAAGTTGATGTTGTAATTGTAACGGGAGGTTTGGGGCCTACAAAAGACGATGTTACCAAAAAAACATTCTGTGAATATTTTGATGACGAATTGGTGGTTAACCCTGAAGTTTTGGCTCATGTTACGCAATTGATAGAGGGATTTTATAAAAGACCTATTTCGCAATTAAATAAAGATCAGGCTTTAGTGCCTTCTACATGTACGGTGTTGCATAATCAAATGGGGACTGCACCGGGAATGTGGATGAAAAAAGAAAATACCGTATTTGTTTCACTTCCGGGAGTTCCGTATGAAATGAAATATTTGGTCGAAGAAGAAATAATCCCCAAAATAGTTCGGGAATATAAACGTCCGTATATTATTCATAAAACCATACTTACGTATGGGCAGGGAGAGAGTTTAGTTGCAGAACGTATAGAAGATTGGGAGAATAATTTACCTGATTTTATAAAGTTGGCTTATTTGCCAAATCCGGGGCGGGTACGATTACGCTTAACAGCTCGTGGAACGAATAAAGAAGAGTTGGAAAAAGCTATAGAGGATAATGTTACGTCTTTAGATGCTATAATTCAAGATATAATAGTTGGTTACGACGAAAATGAAACGATTGAAACGGTAATAGGAAAATTACTTGCAAAGCAAAACAAAACGATTTCAACAGCCGAAAGTTGTACCGGAGGAAAAATCGCTTCATTGATATCTTCTGTAGAAGGCTCTTCAAAGTATTTTAACGGTAGTATTGTTTCTTACGCGACCGAAGCTAAAGTCAATGTTTTGGGTGTTTCGCAAGATTTAATCGATCAGTATTCGGTTGTGAGTGCGCAAGTTGCATCGGCGATGGCTTTGAGTGTCAAAAAGCTGCTTAAAACAGACTATGCAATTGCCACCACTGGTAACGCAGGTCCTTCAAAAGGAGATTCAGATGCTGAAATTGGAACAGTTTTTATAGCTTTGGCTACTCCGGACGATATAATTGTTGAAGAATTTAACTTTGGCCAACCACGTGAAAAAGTGATAGATAGAGCAACTATTAAGAGTTTAGAAATATTACAGAAAGAAATTTTAAAAATTGTGCGATAA
- a CDS encoding Zn-dependent protease: MKYGLIIFLFLAFSCKNEKSESSNKSQKVIVIQPLGDFKIEKAKKVFAEIKTINPNVVLRTNIPFPVKSFYSPRNRYRADSIIKSLKNNIGIDSVIVGLSHFDISTTKNDVEDWGVMGLGYRPGKACVVSDFRLSPKNKNKQFYKLVLHELGHTAGLSHCAVKTCLMRDAKGGNPLDEEKEFCRTCKSYLIKEGWQLI; the protein is encoded by the coding sequence ATGAAATACGGTTTGATTATTTTTCTTTTTCTCGCGTTTTCTTGTAAAAATGAGAAAAGCGAAAGTAGTAATAAAAGTCAGAAAGTAATTGTTATACAGCCTTTAGGTGATTTTAAAATAGAAAAAGCCAAAAAGGTATTTGCAGAAATTAAAACTATAAATCCAAATGTAGTTTTACGAACAAATATTCCATTTCCTGTAAAATCATTTTATAGTCCCAGAAATAGATATCGGGCTGATAGTATTATTAAAAGCCTTAAAAATAATATTGGCATAGATTCTGTAATTGTCGGACTTTCACATTTTGATATTAGTACAACTAAGAATGATGTAGAAGATTGGGGTGTTATGGGATTGGGTTACCGTCCCGGAAAAGCTTGCGTTGTTTCTGATTTTAGATTATCTCCCAAAAACAAAAATAAGCAGTTTTATAAACTCGTGCTACATGAATTAGGTCATACAGCAGGATTGTCTCATTGTGCTGTAAAGACCTGTTTAATGCGGGATGCCAAAGGTGGGAATCCACTGGATGAAGAAAAAGAGTTTTGTCGTACTTGTAAAAGTTATCTAATTAAAGAAGGTTGGCAATTGATTTAA
- the rpmB gene encoding 50S ribosomal protein L28 has translation MSRVCDLTGKRAMVGNNVSHAMNKTKRKFSVNLVKKRFYLPEEDRWITLRVAASTIKTINKNGITAVLKKAQSEGFIK, from the coding sequence ATGTCAAGAGTTTGTGACCTTACAGGTAAAAGAGCGATGGTAGGAAATAACGTTTCTCACGCTATGAACAAAACTAAGAGAAAGTTTTCTGTAAACTTAGTTAAAAAGCGTTTTTATCTTCCAGAAGAAGATAGATGGATTACTCTTAGAGTAGCAGCATCTACGATAAAAACAATTAATAAAAATGGAATCACTGCTGTTTTGAAAAAAGCACAGTCAGAAGGATTTATCAAATAA
- a CDS encoding nucleoside-diphosphate kinase translates to MATNRTFTMIKPDAVANGHIGNILAMITNGGFKIVSLKLTQLTVADAQAFYAVHAERPFYGELVEFMSRGPIVAAILEKDNAVEDFRTLIGATNPAEAAEGTIRKAYATSIGENAVHGSDSDENAAIEGAFHFAGREQF, encoded by the coding sequence ATGGCAACAAATAGAACTTTTACAATGATTAAACCGGATGCTGTAGCAAACGGACACATCGGGAATATCCTAGCAATGATTACTAATGGAGGTTTCAAAATCGTTTCATTAAAATTAACTCAACTAACTGTAGCTGATGCTCAGGCATTCTACGCAGTACACGCTGAAAGACCTTTCTACGGAGAATTGGTTGAATTTATGTCTCGCGGACCAATTGTTGCTGCAATTTTAGAAAAAGACAACGCAGTAGAAGATTTCAGAACTTTAATTGGAGCTACAAACCCAGCTGAAGCTGCTGAAGGAACTATTCGTAAAGCATACGCAACTTCTATCGGAGAAAATGCAGTTCACGGATCTGACAGCGACGAAAACGCTGCAATCGAAGGTGCATTCCACTTTGCTGGAAGAGAGCAATTCTAA
- a CDS encoding DUF721 domain-containing protein, producing MAKRLNNQSTIGAVLQQIIQVNKLQPGMDQIDVKEAWGNLMGNGVKTYTKNVVLKGSTLYVELGSAVLREELSHGRSKIVIMINEELGREVVKDVVLR from the coding sequence ATGGCAAAAAGACTAAATAACCAAAGTACAATTGGAGCTGTTTTGCAGCAAATTATTCAGGTGAATAAATTACAACCCGGAATGGATCAGATCGATGTAAAGGAAGCATGGGGGAACTTAATGGGGAATGGTGTTAAAACTTATACCAAAAATGTAGTTTTGAAAGGAAGTACTCTTTACGTAGAACTTGGCTCTGCAGTTCTTAGAGAAGAATTATCTCATGGAAGATCGAAAATCGTCATAATGATTAATGAAGAGTTAGGGCGAGAAGTTGTTAAAGATGTTGTATTGCGCTGA
- a CDS encoding DUF4295 domain-containing protein, whose product MAKKTVASLQTSSKRLSKAIKMVKSPKTGAYTFVESIMAPEEVDEFLKKK is encoded by the coding sequence ATGGCAAAGAAAACCGTAGCATCGTTACAAACATCTTCTAAGAGATTATCAAAAGCCATCAAAATGGTAAAATCTCCTAAAACTGGTGCATATACATTCGTAGAATCTATTATGGCTCCTGAAGAAGTTGATGAATTCTTGAAAAAGAAATAA
- a CDS encoding glycosyltransferase family 2 protein — protein MQLSVIILNYNVRYFLEQCVLSVQEAIAVLDAEIIVVDNNSSDDSCLMMKEKFPFIKLIQNKENFGFPKGNNIGVTEAKGEYICILNPDTVVAEDTFLKIVAFAEEKKELGIIGCKLMDGNGSFLPESKRGIPTPWVAFTKIFGLYKIFPKSKLFNRYYAQHLSENQTGKVEILVGAFMFMKKNLYLELNGFDEDCFMYADDIDLSYRVLQLKKDNYYFHETTVLHYKGESTIKDELYMKRFQDAMNFFYQKHFRKSLFFSFFIQTGTIVFSFIKMFQGKSKQKTQPESYIFYSENKFLSEKLPVILKNKVVFLNFKKEKMVNSCLILKGKKTEIILDNQYVSFKKCIKIIETLKDKNITFKIFPKNTNYIIGSNSRNDRGQIIKIK, from the coding sequence ATGCAATTATCGGTAATAATTCTTAATTATAATGTGAGATACTTTCTGGAACAGTGTGTTTTAAGTGTTCAGGAAGCAATTGCTGTACTTGATGCAGAAATTATTGTTGTTGATAATAACTCATCAGATGATTCCTGTTTGATGATGAAAGAGAAATTCCCTTTTATCAAACTCATTCAGAATAAAGAGAATTTTGGTTTTCCAAAAGGCAATAATATAGGAGTAACAGAAGCAAAAGGAGAATATATCTGTATTTTAAACCCTGACACAGTTGTAGCGGAAGATACTTTCTTGAAAATTGTAGCTTTCGCAGAAGAAAAAAAAGAATTAGGAATTATTGGTTGTAAATTAATGGATGGAAACGGAAGTTTTCTTCCTGAAAGTAAACGCGGAATTCCGACACCGTGGGTTGCCTTTACAAAAATTTTTGGGTTGTATAAAATATTTCCTAAATCAAAATTATTCAATCGTTATTATGCACAACATTTAAGCGAAAATCAAACAGGAAAAGTGGAGATTTTGGTTGGTGCATTTATGTTTATGAAAAAGAACCTGTATCTGGAGTTAAATGGTTTTGATGAAGATTGTTTTATGTATGCAGATGATATTGATTTATCGTATCGTGTGCTGCAATTAAAAAAAGATAATTATTACTTTCATGAAACTACAGTTTTACATTATAAAGGAGAAAGTACAATTAAAGACGAGTTGTATATGAAACGCTTTCAGGATGCTATGAATTTTTTCTATCAGAAGCATTTCAGGAAATCATTGTTTTTTAGTTTTTTTATCCAAACTGGAACGATAGTTTTTTCATTTATAAAAATGTTTCAGGGCAAATCGAAGCAAAAAACGCAACCAGAAAGTTATATTTTTTATTCGGAAAATAAGTTTTTGTCTGAAAAATTACCTGTAATTTTAAAAAATAAAGTAGTCTTTTTAAATTTCAAAAAAGAAAAAATGGTAAATTCGTGCCTGATTTTAAAGGGTAAAAAGACAGAGATTATTTTGGATAATCAGTATGTTTCGTTCAAAAAATGTATCAAAATCATAGAAACTCTTAAAGATAAGAACATTACTTTTAAGATTTTCCCCAAAAACACCAATTATATAATTGGGAGTAATTCACGAAATGACAGGGGGCAAATTATAAAAATCAAGTAA
- a CDS encoding Hpt domain-containing protein, whose translation MALKYNLSKVYALSDNDPEFVNEILNLFVTEVPEDLKQIKEGIKKKDHKYAYSYAHKIKPTLDLMGLNVAFEEILQVEAWTKAEGKKKDIIETFKSIKVQVKEAIKEIKKDFDL comes from the coding sequence ATGGCTTTAAAGTACAACCTTTCGAAAGTATATGCACTTTCAGATAATGATCCTGAATTTGTAAACGAAATTTTAAATTTATTCGTTACTGAGGTTCCTGAGGATTTGAAACAAATCAAAGAAGGAATAAAGAAAAAGGATCATAAATATGCCTATTCGTACGCACACAAAATAAAACCAACATTAGATTTAATGGGGTTGAATGTGGCTTTTGAAGAAATTCTGCAGGTTGAAGCATGGACAAAAGCAGAAGGCAAGAAAAAAGATATTATCGAAACTTTTAAAAGTATTAAGGTACAGGTAAAAGAGGCGATAAAAGAAATCAAAAAAGATTTTGATTTGTAA
- the ftsY gene encoding signal recognition particle-docking protein FtsY, whose translation MSFFKKLFSTDKKETLDKGLEKSKTTFFSKLSKAVAGKSKVDDDVLDNLEEILVASDVGVNTTLKVISRIEKRVAEDKYLGTEELNLILREEIGALLSETNTGEATEFDIPKDKKPYVLMVVGVNGVGKTTTIGKLAYQFKKAGHKVVLGAADTFRAAAIDQLQVWADRVDVPIVRQNMGSDPASVAFDTLQSAVAQNADVVIIDTAGRLHNKINLMNELTKVKRVMQKVVADAPHDVLLVLDGSTGQNAFEQAKQFTAATEVTSLAVTKLDGTAKGGVVIGISDQFQIPVKYIGVGEGIEDLQVFNKYEFVDSFFK comes from the coding sequence ATGAGTTTTTTTAAAAAATTATTCTCTACTGATAAAAAAGAGACTTTAGACAAAGGTCTTGAAAAATCAAAAACTACTTTTTTCTCAAAGTTAAGCAAAGCCGTTGCCGGAAAATCTAAAGTCGATGACGATGTTTTAGATAATCTGGAAGAAATTCTTGTAGCTTCTGATGTTGGAGTAAATACAACATTAAAAGTAATTTCAAGAATAGAAAAACGCGTTGCCGAAGATAAATATTTAGGAACTGAAGAATTGAACTTAATTCTTCGTGAAGAAATTGGAGCTTTATTATCTGAAACAAATACAGGCGAGGCTACCGAATTTGATATTCCGAAAGATAAAAAACCTTATGTTTTAATGGTCGTTGGAGTAAACGGAGTTGGGAAAACAACTACGATTGGAAAATTGGCTTATCAGTTTAAAAAAGCGGGTCATAAAGTTGTTCTTGGAGCTGCTGATACTTTTCGTGCTGCAGCGATTGATCAATTACAAGTTTGGGCTGATAGAGTAGATGTGCCTATTGTGAGACAAAACATGGGAAGTGATCCTGCTTCTGTAGCTTTTGATACTTTGCAATCTGCAGTAGCTCAAAATGCCGATGTCGTTATTATTGATACGGCCGGACGTTTGCATAATAAAATCAATTTAATGAACGAGCTTACTAAGGTGAAACGTGTAATGCAAAAAGTGGTTGCTGATGCTCCTCACGATGTACTTTTGGTTTTAGATGGTTCAACTGGTCAAAACGCTTTTGAGCAAGCAAAACAATTTACTGCAGCAACAGAGGTGACTTCACTTGCAGTAACTAAATTGGACGGAACAGCAAAAGGTGGAGTTGTTATTGGTATTTCAGATCAATTTCAGATTCCGGTAAAATATATCGGAGTTGGTGAAGGGATTGAGGATTTGCAAGTCTTTAATAAATATGAATTCGTTGATAGTTTCTTTAAATAA
- a CDS encoding fumarylacetoacetate hydrolase family protein: MKIICVGRNYANHIEELKNERPSEPVVFMKPDSAVLLKQHPFVIPEFSEDVHHEIEIIVKINKVGKYIEPKFAHKYYDEISVGIDFTARDLQSKLKEKGLPWEKAKAFDGSAVIGDFLPKTDFVSMENLNFELKNNSETVQKGNSGMMLWKIDELISHVSQYFTLKIGDIIFTGTPEGVAAVKPNDILEGFLEDKKLFRIQVK; encoded by the coding sequence ATGAAAATTATCTGTGTCGGCAGGAATTATGCCAATCATATAGAAGAGTTGAAAAACGAGCGCCCAAGTGAGCCTGTTGTTTTTATGAAGCCAGATTCGGCGGTTTTGTTAAAACAGCATCCGTTTGTAATTCCTGAGTTCTCTGAAGATGTTCATCACGAAATTGAAATAATCGTAAAGATTAATAAAGTAGGGAAATATATTGAGCCAAAATTCGCTCATAAGTATTATGATGAAATAAGCGTAGGAATTGATTTTACTGCGCGAGATCTTCAAAGCAAATTAAAAGAAAAAGGGCTTCCGTGGGAAAAAGCTAAAGCGTTTGACGGTTCGGCAGTTATTGGTGATTTTTTGCCTAAAACTGATTTTGTTTCTATGGAAAATCTTAATTTTGAATTAAAGAATAATTCAGAAACAGTTCAAAAAGGAAATTCAGGGATGATGCTTTGGAAAATTGATGAACTGATTTCTCATGTATCACAATATTTTACATTAAAAATAGGTGATATTATTTTTACAGGAACACCCGAAGGAGTTGCAGCTGTAAAACCAAATGACATTTTAGAAGGCTTTTTAGAAGATAAAAAATTATTCAGAATACAAGTAAAATAA